The Hyalangium gracile genome contains a region encoding:
- a CDS encoding DUF481 domain-containing protein — translation MLTAFLVATSLQAQTPTPPPTPAAEATTERAAAAAEKAAAAAEKAAEASSRMAAAVERLSETLGKAPAPGTPAAPEAAAAKPEEPPKEDPWKGSVGLGLIALSGNSSTLTFNGLASAERKTKGWIYTLRAQGVYGRSRLPATETEGERTQVVALGAGMDLRVDRRFTPVISGYLLAGAQTDHVKSVEARGIGEAGAGISWWDEKMPDGRTTSLRTDLAFRFSRETRFQYYPTPLDLEDVDLGGPRVGVAFSYGLSKDTVFTETAEAIPNVLGDPRFLFNSTSTLTVGLTDTLAVGTSFVLQYDSAPPPGKVSTDTALSVNLQVTF, via the coding sequence ATGCTGACCGCATTCCTCGTTGCAACCTCACTGCAAGCACAGACCCCCACGCCTCCTCCCACTCCCGCCGCCGAGGCCACCACGGAGCGCGCCGCCGCCGCCGCCGAGAAGGCCGCCGCCGCCGCCGAGAAGGCCGCCGAGGCCAGTTCCCGGATGGCCGCCGCCGTGGAGCGCCTGAGCGAGACGCTGGGCAAGGCCCCCGCCCCTGGGACACCCGCCGCGCCGGAGGCCGCTGCCGCCAAGCCGGAGGAGCCTCCGAAGGAGGACCCGTGGAAGGGCAGCGTGGGTCTGGGCCTCATCGCCCTGTCGGGCAACTCCTCGACGCTGACCTTCAACGGCCTGGCCTCCGCCGAGCGCAAGACGAAGGGGTGGATCTACACGCTCAGGGCGCAGGGCGTGTACGGCCGCAGCCGGCTGCCCGCCACGGAGACGGAGGGAGAGCGCACGCAGGTGGTGGCGCTCGGCGCGGGCATGGACCTTCGGGTGGACCGCCGCTTCACGCCTGTGATCAGCGGCTACCTGCTCGCGGGCGCTCAGACGGACCACGTGAAGAGCGTGGAGGCGCGCGGCATCGGCGAGGCCGGCGCCGGCATCTCCTGGTGGGACGAGAAGATGCCGGACGGGCGCACCACCTCGCTGCGCACGGACCTGGCCTTCCGCTTCTCGCGCGAGACGCGCTTCCAGTACTACCCCACGCCGTTGGATCTGGAGGACGTGGACCTCGGCGGCCCGCGCGTGGGCGTGGCCTTCAGCTACGGCCTGTCCAAGGACACCGTCTTCACCGAGACGGCCGAGGCCATCCCCAACGTGCTAGGGGACCCCCGCTTCCTCTTCAACAGCACCTCCACGCTCACCGTGGGGCTGACGGACACGCTGGCCGTCGGCACCAGCTTCGTCCTCCAGTACGACAGCGCGCCCCCGCCGGGTAAGGTGTCCACGGACACGGCGCTCTCGGTCAACCTGCAGGTGACCTTCTAG
- a CDS encoding YkgJ family cysteine cluster protein has translation MECTRCGACCVAPDIAALDKPLGLRCPHLGADNLCTVYDRRPQVCRDYQPDEVCRRIEAPTLEERVQKYLALFGLTAEAEATRQKGCASMRRARGEP, from the coding sequence ATGGAGTGCACCCGCTGTGGCGCCTGCTGCGTGGCGCCGGACATCGCCGCGCTGGACAAGCCGCTGGGGCTGCGCTGTCCGCACCTGGGCGCGGACAACCTGTGCACCGTGTATGACCGCCGTCCGCAGGTGTGCCGCGACTACCAGCCGGACGAGGTGTGCCGCCGTATCGAGGCCCCCACCCTGGAGGAGCGCGTCCAGAAGTACCTGGCCCTCTTCGGGCTGACCGCCGAGGCCGAGGCCACGCGCCAGAAGGGCTGCGCCTCCATGCGCCGGGCCCGCGGCGAACCGTGA
- a CDS encoding cytochrome c oxidase subunit 3 family protein, translated as MQSSAHTAGATPGVPRLAHHFASLEVQNHAARLGMWLFLSTEILLFAGLFVCYGCYRYLFPDAFAAASRHLDLTLGTVNTVVLITSSLTAALAVHYAKEGKSKLVAWMFILTIAMACAFLVIKGFEYSHKFHEGALPGRHYRMEAVQLPGAPLYFSIYFLATGLHAFHVIVGMSVLVWLTIKALREQNFGPNNYTAVELGSMYWHLVDLVWIFLFPLLYLI; from the coding sequence ATGCAGTCTAGTGCTCACACCGCGGGTGCGACGCCCGGGGTTCCCCGGCTGGCGCACCACTTCGCCTCGCTCGAGGTGCAGAACCACGCGGCCCGCCTGGGCATGTGGCTGTTCCTCTCGACGGAAATCCTGCTCTTCGCGGGCCTGTTCGTCTGCTACGGCTGCTACCGCTATCTGTTCCCGGATGCGTTCGCGGCCGCCAGCCGGCACCTGGACCTGACGCTGGGCACCGTCAACACGGTGGTGCTCATCACCTCCTCGCTGACGGCGGCGCTCGCCGTGCACTACGCGAAGGAGGGCAAGAGCAAGCTGGTGGCGTGGATGTTCATCCTCACCATCGCCATGGCCTGCGCGTTCCTCGTCATCAAGGGCTTCGAGTACAGCCACAAGTTCCACGAGGGCGCCCTGCCCGGCCGGCACTACCGCATGGAGGCGGTGCAGCTGCCCGGCGCGCCGCTGTACTTCAGCATCTACTTCCTGGCCACCGGCCTGCACGCCTTCCACGTCATCGTCGGCATGAGCGTGCTGGTGTGGCTGACCATCAAGGCGCTGCGCGAGCAGAACTTCGGCCCCAACAACTACACCGCGGTCGAGCTGGGCAGCATGTACTGGCACCTCGTCGACCTGGTGTGGATCTTCCTCTTCCCGCTGCTGTACCTCATCTAG
- a CDS encoding c-type cytochrome, giving the protein MRKLIPALGLLALTGCDIPSEFLQRMESQSKYEYYEASEFWADGRAMRHPPEGTIAREQPVGNPGMTTGSVNGVLVTAIPVKVDRNLLQLGQKKYSIVCAQCHGVLGDGNSVVAENMGLRLPPSLLELSGKPAGHFYTAITQGYGVMPSFAGELNTQERWAVVAYVRALQAARGGAAGAQPLPQENR; this is encoded by the coding sequence ATGAGGAAGCTCATCCCCGCCCTGGGCCTGCTGGCCCTGACCGGCTGTGACATCCCCTCCGAGTTCCTCCAGCGGATGGAGTCGCAGTCCAAGTACGAGTACTACGAGGCCTCGGAGTTCTGGGCCGACGGGCGCGCCATGCGCCACCCGCCCGAGGGCACCATCGCCCGCGAGCAGCCGGTGGGCAACCCGGGCATGACGACGGGCAGCGTCAACGGCGTGCTGGTGACGGCCATCCCCGTGAAGGTGGACCGCAACCTGCTGCAGCTGGGGCAGAAGAAGTACTCCATCGTCTGCGCGCAGTGCCACGGTGTGCTCGGTGACGGAAACAGCGTCGTCGCGGAGAACATGGGCCTGCGGCTGCCGCCCTCGCTGCTCGAGCTCTCCGGCAAGCCCGCCGGCCACTTCTACACCGCCATCACCCAGGGCTACGGCGTGATGCCGTCCTTCGCGGGTGAGCTGAACACCCAGGAGCGGTGGGCCGTGGTTGCCTACGTGCGCGCCCTCCAGGCCGCTCGCGGCGGCGCCGCGGGTGCCCAGCCCCTTCCTCAGGAGAACCGATGA
- the nrfD gene encoding NrfD/PsrC family molybdoenzyme membrane anchor subunit gives MAETTASDVVIDPLEPRHLVAPHHDDKSLNDTLLDYVWQKPGKGWLMLFGITLTALGGLVVGVTYTLAKGIGVWGNNQPVGWAFDIINFVWWVGIGHAGTLISAILLLFQQKWRTSINRFAEAMTLFAVMCAGLFPLLHTGRPWFAFWLIPYPSTLGAWPQFRSPLVWDVFAISTYLTVSILFWYIGLIPDLAALRDSSKTRAQRIAYGIFSLGWRGSGRHWHNYKIGYLILAGISTPLVLSVHTIVSFDFAVSVLPGWHATIFPPYFVAGAVFSGFAMVVTLMIPARKYMGLRDVITDRHLENMNKVILATGLIVSYGYMMEHFVAWYSQSQYEIWTFYVNRAKGPYAGVYWLMIACNVITPNIFWFKKLRTSIPVMWVAAILVNVGMWCERFIIIVTSLHQDFLPSSWDMYTPTWVDWTIYIGTLGLFGTLFMLFLKFVPAVAISEVKELQFELKHAAAHHGSHGVETAAAGTLTHGAH, from the coding sequence ATGGCCGAGACCACTGCCTCCGATGTCGTGATCGATCCCCTCGAGCCACGGCACCTCGTCGCGCCGCACCACGACGACAAGTCGCTCAATGACACGCTGCTGGACTACGTCTGGCAGAAGCCCGGCAAGGGCTGGTTGATGCTGTTCGGCATCACGCTCACCGCGCTGGGTGGCCTGGTGGTCGGCGTGACGTACACGCTGGCCAAGGGCATCGGCGTGTGGGGCAACAACCAGCCGGTGGGCTGGGCCTTCGACATCATCAACTTCGTCTGGTGGGTGGGTATCGGCCACGCCGGTACGCTCATCTCCGCCATCCTCCTGCTCTTCCAGCAGAAGTGGCGCACCAGCATCAACCGCTTCGCCGAGGCGATGACGCTGTTCGCCGTCATGTGCGCGGGCCTCTTCCCGCTGCTACACACCGGCCGCCCCTGGTTCGCCTTCTGGCTGATTCCCTACCCCAGCACCCTGGGCGCGTGGCCGCAGTTCCGCTCGCCGCTGGTGTGGGACGTGTTCGCCATCTCGACGTACCTCACCGTCTCCATCCTCTTCTGGTACATCGGCCTCATCCCGGACCTGGCCGCGCTGCGTGACTCGTCCAAGACGCGGGCTCAGCGCATCGCCTACGGCATCTTCAGCCTCGGCTGGCGCGGCTCCGGGCGGCACTGGCACAACTACAAGATCGGCTACCTGATTCTGGCGGGCATCTCCACCCCGCTGGTGCTCTCGGTGCACACGATCGTGTCCTTCGACTTCGCCGTGTCGGTGCTCCCCGGCTGGCACGCGACGATCTTCCCGCCCTACTTCGTCGCCGGCGCCGTGTTCTCCGGCTTCGCGATGGTGGTCACCCTGATGATTCCGGCCCGCAAGTACATGGGCCTCAGGGACGTGATTACGGACCGGCACCTGGAGAACATGAACAAGGTCATCCTCGCCACCGGCCTCATCGTGTCCTACGGGTACATGATGGAGCACTTCGTGGCGTGGTACTCCCAGAGCCAGTACGAGATCTGGACCTTCTACGTGAACCGCGCGAAGGGCCCCTACGCCGGGGTGTACTGGCTGATGATCGCCTGCAACGTCATCACCCCGAACATCTTCTGGTTCAAGAAGCTGCGCACCAGCATCCCGGTGATGTGGGTGGCCGCCATCCTGGTGAACGTCGGCATGTGGTGCGAGCGCTTCATCATCATCGTCACCTCGCTGCACCAGGACTTCCTGCCCTCGTCGTGGGACATGTACACGCCCACCTGGGTGGACTGGACCATCTACATCGGCACGCTGGGCCTGTTCGGCACGCTGTTCATGCTGTTCCTCAAGTTCGTGCCCGCGGTGGCCATCAGCGAGGTGAAGGAGCTGCAGTTCGAGCTCAAGCACGCCGCCGCCCACCACGGCAGCCACGGTGTGGAGACGGCCGCCGCCGGTACCCTCACCCACGGAGCGCACTAG
- a CDS encoding GNAT family N-acetyltransferase: MRLVIATEAQKAARDVDTYPAWGKLLTPEKYLERELRLRAHPWARSVLKTWLLCAEDGAVLASCESYRMDSFLRGPDGAPSPGDSFGIASVFTEERLRGRGYATRLMDLVAAELERASPRVHSALLFSDVGAPLYRRSGYQETEAWDWCFTPEPGEPAARVDRLLSEREVGAGLARMRRPEAPFFYWPTAEQVDWHIERERIYTELLSRPRPEAQGATVGESTALWYMTARSSALTMVMFDARTAEDAAALLGAARRVAHRAGLAQVVLWEEPALAPLLARVPGAARVAREDSLPMLRPLRPGGVPTSGMPIPRALWV; the protein is encoded by the coding sequence ATGCGCCTGGTGATCGCCACGGAGGCCCAGAAAGCGGCGCGGGACGTCGACACCTATCCCGCCTGGGGGAAGCTCCTGACACCCGAGAAGTACCTCGAGCGCGAGCTGCGGCTGCGGGCCCACCCGTGGGCTCGCTCCGTGCTGAAGACCTGGCTGCTGTGCGCGGAGGATGGCGCCGTGCTCGCCTCGTGCGAGAGCTACCGGATGGACAGCTTCCTGAGGGGCCCGGATGGCGCGCCCTCCCCGGGAGACAGCTTCGGCATCGCCAGCGTCTTCACCGAGGAGCGGCTGCGCGGGCGCGGGTACGCCACGCGGCTGATGGACCTGGTGGCCGCCGAGCTCGAGCGCGCCTCACCGCGCGTCCACAGCGCCCTGCTCTTCTCGGACGTGGGGGCGCCGCTCTACCGCCGCTCCGGCTACCAGGAGACGGAGGCCTGGGACTGGTGCTTCACCCCGGAGCCCGGCGAGCCCGCCGCGCGCGTGGACCGGCTGCTCTCCGAGAGGGAGGTCGGCGCCGGGCTGGCCCGCATGCGCCGGCCCGAGGCTCCCTTCTTCTACTGGCCCACCGCGGAGCAGGTGGACTGGCACATCGAGCGAGAGCGCATCTACACGGAGCTGCTGTCCCGCCCGCGTCCCGAGGCCCAGGGCGCCACGGTCGGCGAGTCCACGGCGCTCTGGTACATGACGGCCCGCTCCAGCGCCTTGACGATGGTGATGTTCGACGCGCGCACGGCCGAGGACGCGGCCGCGCTGCTGGGCGCCGCGCGACGTGTGGCCCACCGGGCAGGGCTCGCCCAGGTGGTGCTGTGGGAGGAGCCTGCCCTGGCCCCGCTCCTGGCCCGGGTCCCCGGCGCGGCTCGGGTGGCGCGGGAGGACTCGCTCCCCATGCTGAGGCCTCTGCGGCCCGGTGGGGTCCCCACCTCGGGAATGCCGATCCCGCGGGCACTCTGGGTCTGA
- the coxB gene encoding cytochrome c oxidase subunit II, whose translation MSNLADNILFLPERASTFAEKVDDLHYFVVGVTMVSSIAVGLAAVFMFFRYRRRVPNQATEYVVPNLPTEFLFVSVPLVFFLAWFAIGFRDFVWYTSPPKDTYDVYVMGKQWMWKFAYPEGPNGVNVLHVPANRNVRLLITSRDVLHSFYVPAFRIKMDALPGRYTQAWFNATKPGTYQVLCTEYCGLSHSKMLAEVVVLSPEDFEEWLKEQQRGRLASRQDALADTSLVPPVARMAEQGQRLAGTQGCFKCHTVDGAPHIGPTFLGMYDRMEQLEGGQTIRVDEAYITQSMMDPGAHLVAGYKNVMPTFQGKLEGAETAAIVEFIKSLRTPNVREGASQGPAYEPIQ comes from the coding sequence ATGAGCAACCTCGCTGACAATATCCTCTTCCTCCCGGAGCGCGCGTCGACGTTCGCGGAGAAGGTCGACGATCTCCACTACTTCGTCGTCGGCGTCACCATGGTGTCGTCGATCGCGGTGGGCCTGGCGGCCGTCTTCATGTTCTTCCGCTACCGCCGCCGCGTGCCCAACCAGGCCACGGAGTACGTGGTGCCGAACCTGCCGACGGAGTTCCTCTTCGTCTCGGTGCCGCTGGTGTTCTTCCTGGCGTGGTTCGCCATCGGGTTCCGCGACTTCGTCTGGTACACCTCGCCGCCCAAGGACACGTACGACGTGTACGTGATGGGCAAGCAGTGGATGTGGAAGTTCGCGTACCCGGAGGGCCCCAACGGGGTGAACGTGCTGCACGTGCCGGCCAACCGCAACGTGCGCCTGCTCATCACCTCCAGGGACGTGCTCCACTCCTTCTACGTGCCCGCGTTCCGCATCAAGATGGACGCGCTGCCGGGCCGCTACACGCAGGCGTGGTTCAACGCCACCAAGCCCGGCACCTACCAGGTGCTGTGCACGGAGTACTGCGGCCTGTCCCACTCGAAGATGCTGGCGGAGGTCGTCGTCCTCTCGCCGGAGGACTTCGAGGAGTGGCTCAAGGAGCAGCAGCGCGGCCGCCTGGCCAGCCGTCAGGACGCGCTGGCGGACACCTCGCTGGTGCCGCCGGTGGCGCGCATGGCCGAGCAGGGCCAGCGGCTGGCCGGTACCCAGGGCTGCTTCAAGTGCCACACGGTGGACGGGGCGCCGCACATCGGCCCCACCTTCCTGGGCATGTATGACCGCATGGAGCAGCTGGAGGGCGGGCAGACCATCCGCGTGGATGAGGCCTACATCACCCAGTCGATGATGGATCCCGGCGCGCACCTGGTCGCGGGCTACAAGAACGTGATGCCGACCTTCCAGGGCAAGCTGGAGGGCGCGGAGACGGCCGCCATCGTCGAGTTCATCAAGTCGCTGCGCACTCCGAACGTGCGCGAGGGCGCTTCTCAAGGACCTGCCTATGAACCCATCCAGTAG
- a CDS encoding DUF3341 domain-containing protein, whose product MDTPVLDSWVLAEFASPDELVKATNEMRLKGFQGMDTYSPYPLHGGSEALGLPPSKIPLIALCGAITGACTALAMQTWMNSIDYPLNVGGRPLLSLPAWIPITFELAVLCTAFSIFFGVLGLARLPQPYHPVFEHDAFRSASTHGYWLSVPKLDGVDVQDVQSKLQALGATQVTVVSGEKE is encoded by the coding sequence ATGGATACTCCGGTTCTCGATAGCTGGGTGCTGGCCGAGTTCGCCAGCCCCGATGAGCTGGTGAAGGCCACCAACGAGATGCGCCTGAAGGGCTTCCAGGGAATGGACACCTACTCCCCGTACCCGCTGCACGGCGGGTCCGAGGCGCTGGGCCTTCCTCCCTCGAAGATTCCCCTCATCGCCCTGTGCGGCGCCATCACCGGCGCCTGCACCGCGCTGGCCATGCAGACGTGGATGAACAGCATCGACTACCCCCTGAACGTGGGTGGTCGCCCGCTGCTCAGCCTGCCGGCGTGGATCCCCATCACCTTCGAGCTGGCGGTGCTCTGCACGGCCTTCAGCATCTTCTTCGGCGTGCTGGGCCTGGCCCGGCTGCCGCAGCCGTACCACCCGGTGTTCGAGCACGACGCGTTCCGCAGCGCCTCCACGCACGGCTACTGGCTGAGCGTGCCCAAGCTGGACGGCGTGGACGTCCAGGACGTGCAGAGCAAGCTGCAGGCCCTGGGCGCCACCCAGGTGACCGTCGTGTCGGGAGAGAAGGAATGA
- a CDS encoding cytochrome C oxidase subunit IV family protein: MSVANESQQEDRNMKEHHSAAPYWIVWAALMFFTGLTVVTGRMHFELALPVALAIATTKGMLVLLIFMHLKDHKGANRLVMGVSFLFVIFMLIMPLADFATRFRPANPAGSHLSDLPDLNFIEGKTGAHGGAHGAGNTTPGGHPAPTGH, translated from the coding sequence ATGTCCGTGGCCAACGAGTCACAGCAGGAAGATCGCAACATGAAGGAGCACCACAGCGCGGCTCCGTATTGGATCGTCTGGGCGGCGCTGATGTTCTTCACGGGGCTGACGGTCGTCACCGGGCGCATGCACTTCGAGCTCGCGCTCCCGGTGGCGCTCGCGATCGCCACCACGAAGGGCATGCTGGTGCTGCTCATCTTCATGCACCTGAAGGACCACAAGGGCGCCAACCGCCTGGTGATGGGCGTGTCGTTCCTCTTCGTGATCTTCATGCTCATCATGCCGCTGGCGGACTTCGCCACGCGGTTCCGCCCCGCGAACCCGGCCGGCTCGCACCTGAGCGATCTGCCGGACCTGAACTTCATCGAGGGCAAGACCGGCGCCCACGGCGGCGCTCACGGGGCGGGGAACACCACCCCCGGTGGCCACCCGGCCCCCACCGGTCACTGA
- a CDS encoding cbb3-type cytochrome c oxidase subunit I yields the protein MNPSSSTTAEGVLPAHDAPDAHHDHHHPSYLVDGTTIKSWLLTVDHKRIALMFLVWILLFFLVGGIFAMLIRIELLTPGPTIMDAMTYNRMFTLHGMVMIFLFMIPAIPAVFGNFMLPLMLGAKDVAFPRLNLASFYIYLFGAGLALWGMINGGLDTGWTFYTPYSTHTTTTVAPVLFGAFIIGFSSIATGLNFIVTVHTMRAPGITWFKLPLFVWAIYATSCIQVLATPVIGLLLAIVTGEQFFQFGLFDPARGGDPVLFQHLFWFYSHPAVYIMVLPSFGVMSEVVATYSRKNVFGYRAVAYSSLGIAFVGFFVWGHHMFVSGQSTFDAGVFGVLTMLVGIFTAIKVFNWVGTVYKGAVDFKTPFAYFCGFLFFTVFGGMTGIAVATTSLDVHWHDTYFVVAHFHFIMVGATVMAFLASLHYWFPKMFGKTYHEGWGLVAAAFIILGFNATFIPQFLLGNYGMPRRYFEYPERYQALHVASTAGSSLLAFGFIIIAVYLTYSLAYGKASGKNPWRSKGYEWISESPPPTHNFVGPQPTFPEEPHLYVDPKKAEVPNAV from the coding sequence ATGAACCCATCCAGTAGCACGACAGCCGAGGGTGTCCTGCCCGCGCACGACGCCCCCGACGCGCACCACGACCACCACCACCCCAGCTACCTGGTTGACGGCACGACCATCAAGTCGTGGCTGCTGACGGTGGACCACAAGCGCATCGCCCTGATGTTCCTGGTGTGGATCCTGCTCTTCTTCCTGGTGGGCGGCATCTTCGCCATGCTCATCCGGATCGAGCTGCTCACGCCGGGTCCGACCATCATGGACGCGATGACATACAACCGTATGTTCACGCTCCACGGCATGGTCATGATCTTCCTGTTCATGATCCCGGCCATCCCGGCGGTGTTCGGCAACTTCATGCTGCCGCTCATGCTGGGGGCCAAGGACGTGGCCTTCCCGCGGCTCAACCTGGCCAGCTTCTACATCTACCTGTTCGGCGCGGGCCTGGCGCTGTGGGGCATGATCAACGGCGGCCTGGACACGGGCTGGACGTTCTACACCCCGTACAGCACGCACACGACGACGACGGTGGCGCCGGTGCTCTTCGGCGCCTTCATCATCGGGTTCAGCTCCATCGCCACGGGTCTGAACTTCATCGTCACCGTGCACACCATGCGGGCGCCGGGCATCACCTGGTTCAAGCTGCCGCTGTTCGTGTGGGCCATCTACGCCACCAGCTGCATCCAGGTGCTGGCCACGCCGGTCATCGGCCTGCTGCTGGCCATCGTCACCGGTGAGCAGTTCTTCCAATTCGGCCTGTTCGACCCGGCGCGCGGCGGAGACCCGGTGCTCTTCCAGCACCTGTTCTGGTTCTACAGCCACCCGGCCGTGTACATCATGGTGCTGCCCTCGTTCGGAGTGATGAGCGAGGTGGTGGCCACCTACAGCCGCAAGAACGTGTTCGGCTACCGCGCGGTGGCCTACTCGAGCCTGGGCATCGCCTTCGTGGGCTTCTTCGTGTGGGGCCACCACATGTTCGTGTCGGGGCAGTCGACGTTCGACGCGGGCGTGTTCGGCGTGCTGACCATGCTGGTGGGCATCTTCACCGCCATCAAGGTCTTCAACTGGGTGGGCACCGTCTACAAGGGCGCGGTCGACTTCAAGACGCCGTTCGCCTACTTCTGCGGCTTCCTGTTCTTCACCGTGTTCGGCGGGATGACGGGCATCGCGGTGGCGACCACGTCGCTGGACGTGCACTGGCACGACACCTACTTCGTGGTGGCGCACTTCCACTTCATCATGGTGGGCGCCACGGTGATGGCCTTCCTGGCGTCCCTGCACTACTGGTTCCCGAAGATGTTCGGGAAGACGTACCACGAGGGGTGGGGCCTGGTGGCCGCGGCGTTCATCATCCTGGGCTTCAACGCCACGTTCATCCCGCAGTTCCTGCTGGGCAACTACGGCATGCCGCGGCGCTACTTCGAGTACCCGGAGCGCTACCAGGCGCTGCACGTGGCGTCCACGGCGGGCTCCTCTCTGCTGGCCTTCGGCTTCATCATCATCGCCGTGTACCTGACGTACTCGCTGGCGTACGGGAAGGCCTCCGGAAAGAACCCGTGGCGCAGCAAGGGCTACGAGTGGATCTCCGAGTCTCCGCCGCCGACGCACAACTTCGTGGGCCCGCAGCCCACCTTCCCCGAGGAGCCGCACCTGTACGTGGATCCGAAGAAGGCCGAGGTGCCCAATGCAGTCTAG
- a CDS encoding hydrolase — MRFQPTDSFAPAAGMGSPHAQTIFASLARPTRAPLVRSERHELSDGDFVDLDTFDGAPGAPHVVVLHGLEGSSKAGYVAAVLRGAFERGWGGTALNFRSCSGEPNRLARSYHSGEFGDALAVTKHVRARVTGPLYAVGFSLGGNVLCRLLEETGENAPVQAAAVMSAPYDLDACCYKLDGPGPFQLLYRERFLRSLKQKAREKLRRFPKAFDGKAMEAARTIRAFDDAVTAPLHGFRDATHYYTEASSGPKLHAIRRPTLLLSSNDDPMLVAPVIPPQAADNPLLSIILTERGGHVGFVSGRVHAPRFWGDAQMLAFFDAVGAAQPK; from the coding sequence GTGCGCTTCCAACCGACCGACTCCTTCGCTCCGGCGGCGGGCATGGGCTCGCCCCACGCCCAGACGATCTTCGCCTCGCTCGCGCGTCCGACCCGGGCCCCGCTGGTGCGCAGCGAGCGCCATGAGCTGTCCGACGGCGACTTCGTCGATCTGGACACCTTCGATGGAGCCCCGGGCGCCCCGCACGTGGTGGTGCTCCATGGGCTGGAGGGCTCCTCCAAGGCGGGCTACGTCGCCGCCGTCCTCCGTGGCGCCTTCGAGCGAGGCTGGGGAGGCACCGCCCTCAACTTCCGCTCGTGCAGCGGCGAGCCCAACCGGCTGGCGCGCTCGTACCACTCGGGAGAGTTCGGCGACGCGCTCGCGGTGACGAAGCACGTGCGCGCGCGCGTCACCGGCCCGCTGTACGCGGTGGGCTTCTCGCTGGGCGGCAACGTCCTCTGCCGGCTGCTGGAGGAGACGGGCGAGAACGCGCCGGTGCAGGCCGCGGCCGTGATGAGCGCGCCGTATGACCTGGACGCCTGCTGCTACAAGCTCGACGGGCCCGGGCCCTTCCAGCTGCTCTACCGTGAGCGCTTCCTGCGCTCGCTCAAGCAGAAGGCTCGCGAGAAGCTGCGGCGCTTCCCCAAGGCGTTCGATGGCAAGGCCATGGAGGCCGCGCGCACCATCCGCGCCTTCGACGATGCCGTCACCGCGCCGCTGCACGGCTTCCGGGACGCCACGCACTACTACACCGAGGCGTCCTCCGGGCCGAAGCTCCACGCGATCCGGCGGCCCACGCTGCTGCTGAGCTCCAATGATGATCCGATGCTGGTGGCGCCGGTCATCCCGCCCCAGGCGGCGGACAACCCCCTCCTGAGCATCATCCTGACGGAGCGCGGAGGCCACGTGGGCTTCGTCTCCGGCCGGGTGCACGCCCCTCGCTTCTGGGGCGATGCGCAGATGCTGGCGTTCTTCGACGCCGTGGGCGCCGCTCAGCCGAAGTAG
- a CDS encoding SCO family protein, which translates to MSSLPSLPTSRASWCVGLAVAALLLGVGQPAFALPGGGKTPQAIVNAEQPPQVQGVDVEEHLGEPLPLQARFLDSAGREVRLADVLPKDKPTLLTLVYYECPMLCNLVINGQVSAMREVGLELGKDYEAVTVSIDPKDTPAQSEQRRRRHLQAMGKPESAPWHFLTGTEENIQKLTEAVGFKYRYDESTKQYAHPAVVQVITPEGSVSRYLYGTTFSPKDMKLSLVEAGNGRVGTSFDRVILSCFKYDAAMRRYSFYVFGFIRTGAMLVFTALSTMLIYFWRRELKKGAAA; encoded by the coding sequence ATGTCCTCCCTCCCCTCCCTGCCCACCTCGCGCGCCAGCTGGTGCGTGGGGCTCGCCGTGGCGGCGCTCCTGCTGGGCGTCGGCCAGCCGGCGTTCGCGCTGCCCGGCGGGGGCAAGACGCCTCAGGCGATCGTCAACGCGGAGCAGCCGCCGCAGGTCCAGGGAGTGGACGTGGAGGAGCACCTGGGAGAGCCCCTGCCCCTGCAGGCGCGCTTCCTGGACTCGGCGGGCCGCGAGGTGCGGCTGGCCGATGTGCTCCCCAAGGACAAGCCCACGCTGCTGACGCTGGTGTATTACGAGTGCCCCATGCTCTGTAACCTGGTCATCAATGGCCAGGTGAGCGCGATGCGCGAGGTGGGGCTGGAGCTGGGCAAGGACTACGAGGCCGTCACCGTCAGCATCGATCCCAAGGACACGCCGGCCCAGAGCGAGCAGCGGCGCCGTCGCCACCTGCAGGCCATGGGCAAGCCGGAGTCGGCCCCCTGGCACTTCCTCACCGGGACGGAGGAGAACATCCAGAAGCTCACCGAGGCGGTGGGCTTCAAGTACCGCTACGACGAGTCCACCAAGCAGTACGCGCACCCCGCCGTGGTGCAGGTCATCACCCCCGAGGGCAGCGTCTCCCGCTACCTCTACGGCACCACCTTCTCCCCCAAGGACATGAAGCTGTCCCTGGTGGAGGCCGGCAACGGTCGGGTGGGTACCAGTTTCGACCGGGTCATCCTGTCCTGTTTCAAGTATGACGCCGCCATGCGGCGATACAGCTTCTACGTGTTCGGCTTCATCCGGACGGGGGCGATGCTGGTGTTCACCGCGCTCTCGACCATGCTGATCTACTTCTGGAGGCGCGAGCTGAAGAAAGGCGCTGCGGCATGA